The following coding sequences lie in one Arabidopsis thaliana chromosome 3, partial sequence genomic window:
- a CDS encoding GRAS family transcription factor (GRAS family transcription factor; CONTAINS InterPro DOMAIN/s: Transcription factor GRAS (InterPro:IPR005202), Peptide methionine sulphoxide reductase MsrA (InterPro:IPR002569); BEST Arabidopsis thaliana protein match is: GRAS family transcription factor (TAIR:AT5G59450.1); Has 2415 Blast hits to 2378 proteins in 302 species: Archae - 0; Bacteria - 7; Metazoa - 0; Fungi - 0; Plants - 2408; Viruses - 0; Other Eukaryotes - 0 (source: NCBI BLink).), whose protein sequence is MLFCQYPLMGSDSTPVLDLVANRGTILNLGRPIVSLVSTNLNLRATLLRPSLSLALQAAERSFFEVLQDQTPISGDLEDGSLGNFSSITSLHQPEVSEESTRRYRHRDDDEDDDLESGRKSKLPAISTVDELAEKFEEVLLVCQKNDQGEATEKKTRHVKGSSNRYKQQKSDQPVDMRNLLMQCAQAVASFDQRRAFEKLKEIREHSSRHGDATQRLGYHFAEALEARITGTMTTPISATSSRTSMVDILKAYKGFVQACPTLIMCYFTANRTINELASKATTLHIIDFGILYGFQWPCLIQALSKRDIGPPLLRVTGIELPQSGFRPSERVEETGRRLKRFCDKFNVPFEYSFIAKNWENITLDDLVINSGETTVVNCILRLQYTPDETVSLNSPRDTALKLFRDINPDLFVFAEINGTYNSPFFLTRFREALFHCSSLFDMYETTLSEDDNCRTLVERELIIRDAMSVIACEGSERFARPETYKQWQVRILRAGFRPAKLSKQIVKDGKEIVKERYHKDFVIDNDNHWMFQGWKGRVLYAVSCWKPAKK, encoded by the exons ATGCTATTTTGCCAGTACCCGTTGATGGGTTCAGATTCGACACCGGTTCTGGATCTTGTTGCAAACCGAGGAACAATCTTGAATCTGGGACGACCAATCGTTTCACTTGTTTCAACGAATCTGAATCTCAGAGCAACCCTTCTCCGACCGAGTCTAAG TTTGGCTTTACAAGCCGCAGAGAGATCTTTCTTCGAAGTGCTTCAAGATCAAACTCCAATCTCGGGTGATCTAGAGGATGGTTCTCTTGGAAACTTCAGTTCTATAACGAGTTTGCATCAACCTGAAGTTTCAGAGGAGTCAACCAGAAGGTATCGACAtagggatgatgatgaagatgatgatcttGAGAGTGGAAGGAAATCGAAGCTCCCTGCGATTTCTACGGTGGATGAGTTAGCAGAGAAGTTTGAGGAAGTGTTGTTGGTATGTCAAAAGAATGATCAGGGAGAAGcaacagagaagaaaacaagacacGTAAAAGGCTCATCGAATCGATACAAGCAGCAAAAGTCAGATCAGCCAGTAGATATGAGGAATCTTTTGATGCAATGCGCGCAAGCTGTGGCGAGTTTTGACCAGAGAAGAGCTTTTGAGAAACTGAAGGAGATAAGAGAACACTCTTCTCGCCACGGTGATGCGACTCAAAGACTTGGTTATCACTTTGCTGAGGCGCTTGAAGCTCGTATTACAGGAACCATGACTACACCAATATCTGCTACTTCTAGCAGAACATCAATGGTGGACATTTTGAAGGCGTACAAGGGATTTGTTCAGGCTTGCCCCACCTTAATAATGTGTTATTTCACTGCAAACAGAACAATCAATGAGCTTGCTTCCAAAGCAACCACACTTCACATCATTGATTTTGGGATTCTCTATGGATTTCAATGGCCTTGTCTGATACAAGCTTTGTCAAAACGTGACATCGGACCACCACTGCTCCGTGTGACTGGTATCGAGCTTCCTCAGTCAGGTTTCCGTCCATCAGAGCGGGTAGAAGAGACCGGGCGAAGACTAAAGAGGTTCTGTGACAAGTTCAATGTCCCGTTTGAGTACAGTTTCATAGCCAAGAATTGGGAGAACATAACTCTTGATGATCTGGTGATCAATAGTGGCGAGACAACAGTTGTCAACTGCATCCTCCGGCTACAATATACACCTGATGAAACCGTGTCCCTCAACTCACCGAGAGACACGGCTCTGAAACTATTCAGAGACATCAACCCTGACCTCTTTGTGTTTGCAGAGATTAACGGGACTTACAATTCACCCTTCTTCCTAACAAGGTTCAGAGAAGCTCTCTTCCATTGCTCGTCACTCTTTGACATGTATGAGACCACATTATCAGAAGACGACAATTGCAGGACACTGGTGGAGAGGGAACTAATCATAAGAGATGCAATGAGTGTGATAGCCTGTGAAGGGTCTGAGCGGTTTGCAAGGCCAGAGACCTACAAGCAATGGCAGGTTAGGATTCTAAGAGCAGGATTTAGACCAGCGAAACTAAGCAAACAGATAGTAAAGGACGGGAAAGAGATAGTGAAAGAACGTTACCACAAAGATTTTGTGATCGACAATGATAACCACTGGATGTTTCAGGGCTGGAAAGGAAGAGTCCTTTATGCTGTTTCTTGCTGGAAACCTGCTAAGAAGTAA
- a CDS encoding GRAS family transcription factor (GRAS family transcription factor; FUNCTIONS IN: sequence-specific DNA binding transcription factor activity; INVOLVED IN: response to chitin, regulation of transcription; LOCATED IN: cellular_component unknown; EXPRESSED IN: 22 plant structures; EXPRESSED DURING: 13 growth stages; CONTAINS InterPro DOMAIN/s: Transcription factor GRAS (InterPro:IPR005202); BEST Arabidopsis thaliana protein match is: GRAS family transcription factor (TAIR:AT5G59450.1); Has 35333 Blast hits to 34131 proteins in 2444 species: Archae - 798; Bacteria - 22429; Metazoa - 974; Fungi - 991; Plants - 531; Viruses - 0; Other Eukaryotes - 9610 (source: NCBI BLink).), with protein MRNLLMQCAQAVASFDQRRAFEKLKEIREHSSRHGDATQRLGYHFAEALEARITGTMTTPISATSSRTSMVDILKAYKGFVQACPTLIMCYFTANRTINELASKATTLHIIDFGILYGFQWPCLIQALSKRDIGPPLLRVTGIELPQSGFRPSERVEETGRRLKRFCDKFNVPFEYSFIAKNWENITLDDLVINSGETTVVNCILRLQYTPDETVSLNSPRDTALKLFRDINPDLFVFAEINGTYNSPFFLTRFREALFHCSSLFDMYETTLSEDDNCRTLVERELIIRDAMSVIACEGSERFARPETYKQWQVRILRAGFRPAKLSKQIVKDGKEIVKERYHKDFVIDNDNHWMFQGWKGRVLYAVSCWKPAKK; from the coding sequence ATGAGGAATCTTTTGATGCAATGCGCGCAAGCTGTGGCGAGTTTTGACCAGAGAAGAGCTTTTGAGAAACTGAAGGAGATAAGAGAACACTCTTCTCGCCACGGTGATGCGACTCAAAGACTTGGTTATCACTTTGCTGAGGCGCTTGAAGCTCGTATTACAGGAACCATGACTACACCAATATCTGCTACTTCTAGCAGAACATCAATGGTGGACATTTTGAAGGCGTACAAGGGATTTGTTCAGGCTTGCCCCACCTTAATAATGTGTTATTTCACTGCAAACAGAACAATCAATGAGCTTGCTTCCAAAGCAACCACACTTCACATCATTGATTTTGGGATTCTCTATGGATTTCAATGGCCTTGTCTGATACAAGCTTTGTCAAAACGTGACATCGGACCACCACTGCTCCGTGTGACTGGTATCGAGCTTCCTCAGTCAGGTTTCCGTCCATCAGAGCGGGTAGAAGAGACCGGGCGAAGACTAAAGAGGTTCTGTGACAAGTTCAATGTCCCGTTTGAGTACAGTTTCATAGCCAAGAATTGGGAGAACATAACTCTTGATGATCTGGTGATCAATAGTGGCGAGACAACAGTTGTCAACTGCATCCTCCGGCTACAATATACACCTGATGAAACCGTGTCCCTCAACTCACCGAGAGACACGGCTCTGAAACTATTCAGAGACATCAACCCTGACCTCTTTGTGTTTGCAGAGATTAACGGGACTTACAATTCACCCTTCTTCCTAACAAGGTTCAGAGAAGCTCTCTTCCATTGCTCGTCACTCTTTGACATGTATGAGACCACATTATCAGAAGACGACAATTGCAGGACACTGGTGGAGAGGGAACTAATCATAAGAGATGCAATGAGTGTGATAGCCTGTGAAGGGTCTGAGCGGTTTGCAAGGCCAGAGACCTACAAGCAATGGCAGGTTAGGATTCTAAGAGCAGGATTTAGACCAGCGAAACTAAGCAAACAGATAGTAAAGGACGGGAAAGAGATAGTGAAAGAACGTTACCACAAAGATTTTGTGATCGACAATGATAACCACTGGATGTTTCAGGGCTGGAAAGGAAGAGTCCTTTATGCTGTTTCTTGCTGGAAACCTGCTAAGAAGTAA
- a CDS encoding Pentatricopeptide repeat (PPR-like) superfamily protein (Pentatricopeptide repeat (PPR-like) superfamily protein; CONTAINS InterPro DOMAIN/s: Pentatricopeptide repeat (InterPro:IPR002885); BEST Arabidopsis thaliana protein match is: Pentatricopeptide repeat (PPR) superfamily protein (TAIR:AT5G14350.1); Has 35826 Blast hits to 11282 proteins in 257 species: Archae - 3; Bacteria - 23; Metazoa - 290; Fungi - 374; Plants - 33823; Viruses - 0; Other Eukaryotes - 1313 (source: NCBI BLink).), protein MQALSILPLKSGLLVGSRLEFELDCSCFVVSPKTTRKRLCFLEQACFGSSSSISSFIFVSSNRKVLFLCEPKRSLLGSSFGVGWATEQRELELGEEEVSTEDLSSANGGEKNNLRVDVRELAFSLRAAKTADDVDAVLKDKGELPLQVFCAMIKGFGKDKRLKPAVAVVDWLKRKKSESGGVIGPNLFIYNSLLGAMRGFGEAEKILKDMEEEGIVPNIVTYNTLMVIYMEEGEFLKALGILDLTKEKGFEPNPITYSTALLVYRRMEDGMGALEFFVELREKYAKREIGNDVGYDWEFEFVKLENFIGRICYQVMRRWLVKDDNWTTRVLKLLNAMDSAGVRPSREEHERLIWACTREEHYIVGKELYKRIRERFSEISLSVCNHLIWLMGKAKKWWAALEIYEDLLDEGPEPNNLSYELVVSHFNILLSAASKRGIWRWGVRLLNKMEDKGLKPQRRHWNAVLVACSKASETTAAIQIFKAMVDNGEKPTVISYGALLSALEKGKLYDEAFRVWNHMIKVGIEPNLYAYTTMASVLTGQQKFNLLDTLLKEMASKGIEPSVVTFNAVISGCARNGLSGVAYEWFHRMKSENVEPNEITYEMLIEALANDAKPRLAYELHVKAQNEGLKLSSKPYDAVVKSAETYGATIDLNLLGPRPDKKNRP, encoded by the coding sequence ATGCAAGCTTTAAGCATTTTGCCATTAAAGTCTGGTCTTTTAGTTGGATCAAGATTGGAATTTGAGTTggattgttcttgttttgtagTTAGCCCTAAGACTACTAGAAAGAGACTTTGCTTTCTTGAACAGGCTTGCTTcggtagtagtagtagtatcTCTAGCTTCATCTTCGTTTCGAGTAACAGGAaagttctgtttttgtgtGAGCCAAAGAGAAGTTTGTTGGGATCATCGTTTGGGGTAGGATGGGCCACTGAGCAACGAGAGCTCGAGCTcggggaagaagaagtttccaCGGAAGATTTAAGTTCAGCAAATGGAGGAGAAAAGAACAATTTAAGAGTTGATGTTAGAGAATTAGCGTTTAGTTTACGAGCTGCTAAGACAGCTGATGATGTGGATGCTGTTCTCAAGGACAAGGGAGAGTTGCCTCTGCAAGTCTTTTGTGCTATGATAAAGGGTTTTGGCAAGGACAAGAGATTGAAGCCTGCGGTAGCTGTAGTAGATTGGCttaagaggaagaagagtgaaTCAGGCGGTGTCATAGGTccaaatctttttatatataacagcCTTTTGGGTGCTATGAGAGGGTTTGGGGAAGCAGAGAAGATACTGAAAGATATGGAGGAAGAAGGGATTGTTCCAAACATTGTTACTTACAATACTTTGATGGTTATTTACATGGAGGAAGGTGAGTTTCTCAAGGCTCTTGGGATTCTTGATTTAACCAAGGAAAAGGGTTTTGAGCCTAACCCGATTACATATTCAACGGCTTTGCTTGTTTACAGAAGAATGGAAGACGGTATGGGAGCTTTAGAGTTCTTTGTTGAATTGAGAGAGAAATACGCAAAGAGGGAAATAGGGAATGATGTTGGTTACGATTGGGAATTTGAGTTTGTTAAGCTTGAGAACTTTATTGGTAGAATATGCTACCAAGTGATGAGGCGGTGGTTGGTGAAAGATGATAATTGGACTACTAGAGTGTTGAAGCTTTTGAATGCAATGGACAGTGCAGGGGTTAGACCGAGTAGGGAAGAGCACGAGAGGCTTATATGGGCATGTACTCGTGAAGAGCATTATATTGTTGGTAAAGAGTTGTATAAAAGAATCAGAGAGAGGTTTTCTGAGATAAGTCTGTCTGTTTGCAACCATTTGATTTGGCTGATGGGTAAGGCTAAGAAATGGTGGGCAGCGTTGGAGATCTACGAGGATCTTCTTGACGAAGGACCTGAACCTAACAATTTGTCTTATGAGTTAGTGGTCTCTCATTTCAATATCTTGCTGAGTGCAGCTAGCAAGAGAGGGATATGGAGATGGGGAGTTAGGTTACTTAACAAAATGGAAGATAAAGGATTGAAACCGCAGAGGAGACATTGGAACGCGGTTCTTGTAGCATGTTCAAAAGCCTCTGAGACCACAGCTGCGATCCAAATCTTTAAAGCAATGGTTGACAATGGTGAAAAGCCAACGGTCATCTCATACGGTGCACTACTCAGTGCTCTTGAGAAAGGGAAGCTATATGATGAGGCGTTTCGGGTTTGGAACCATATGATTAAGGTAGGGATTGAGCCAAATCTTTACGCGTACACAACAATGGCTTCAGTTTTGACAGGACAGCAAAAGTTCAATCTTTTGGATACCCTTCTCAAGGAAATGGCTTCAAAGGGTATTGAACCGAGCGTTGTGACTTTCAACGCGGTTATAAGTGGTTGCGCGAGGAACGGGTTAAGTGGTGTGGCTTATGAGTGGTTTCATAGAATGAAAAGTGAGAATGTTGAGCCTAACGAGATAACTTACGAGATGTTGATTGAGGCTCTTGCAAATGATGCAAAGCCAAGGCTTGCTTATGAGTTACATGTGAAGGCTCAAAACGAAGGGCTTAAACTCTCTTCTAAGCCATATGATGCGGTTGTTAAATCAGCTGAGACTTATGGAGCCACCATTGATCTTAATCTTTTGGGTCCTCGACCAGACAAAAAGAATAGACCTTAG